One genomic segment of Micromonospora sp. WMMC415 includes these proteins:
- a CDS encoding MurR/RpiR family transcriptional regulator, whose protein sequence is MAKSPKISASHEPGGLIVHISGLLPSLSPAEQRVARLVVADPADAARRTITDLATAAETSEATVIRFCRSVGMDGYPQLRIRLAAEAARRVEPPDARVVGGDIPPGADLAQIIATIAFNDARAVEETAEQLDPAVCEQVVEAIAAAGRIDVYGAGASGFVASDFQQKLHRIGRTAFYFPDVHTALTSAALLGRGDIAVGISHTGTTSDVIEVLEQARARGAATVALTNFPRSPITDVADFVLTTAARETTYRSGAMASRLAQLTVVDCLFVGVAARNRARARKALEVTADAVQSHRVGSARRRA, encoded by the coding sequence GTGGCGAAGAGTCCGAAGATTTCTGCGAGTCACGAGCCCGGTGGACTGATCGTCCACATCAGCGGGCTCCTGCCGTCGCTGTCCCCCGCGGAACAGCGGGTCGCCCGGCTGGTCGTGGCCGACCCGGCCGACGCCGCACGCCGCACGATCACCGACCTCGCCACCGCCGCCGAGACCTCGGAGGCGACCGTCATCCGGTTCTGCCGCTCGGTCGGCATGGACGGCTACCCGCAGCTGCGGATCCGCCTCGCCGCCGAGGCCGCCCGCCGGGTCGAGCCGCCGGACGCCCGCGTCGTCGGCGGTGACATCCCGCCCGGAGCCGACCTGGCGCAGATCATCGCCACCATCGCCTTCAACGACGCCCGTGCCGTCGAGGAGACGGCGGAGCAACTGGACCCCGCGGTCTGCGAGCAGGTCGTCGAGGCGATCGCCGCCGCTGGCCGCATCGACGTCTACGGCGCCGGCGCCAGCGGCTTCGTCGCCTCCGACTTCCAGCAGAAGCTGCACCGCATCGGCCGGACCGCCTTCTACTTCCCGGACGTGCACACGGCCCTCACGTCGGCGGCGCTGCTCGGGCGGGGCGACATCGCCGTCGGCATCTCGCACACCGGCACCACGTCGGACGTGATCGAGGTGCTGGAGCAGGCCCGTGCCCGCGGCGCGGCCACGGTGGCCCTGACCAACTTCCCCCGCTCGCCGATCACCGATGTCGCCGACTTCGTCCTGACCACCGCCGCGCGGGAGACCACGTACCGCTCGGGTGCCATGGCCAGCCGGCTCGCACAGCTCACCGTCGTCGACTGCCTGTTCGTCGGCGTGGCGGCGCGCAACCGGGCCCGGGCCCGCAAGGCGCTGGAGGTGACCGCCGACGCGGTCCAGTCGCACCGGGTCGGCTCGGCCCGGAGGCGGGCATGA
- a CDS encoding RNA polymerase sigma factor RpoD/SigA, protein MARNRATGASEGTVGNVDKNIGMRTDEVAEERDLVGVYLHEISRTPLLDAATEVDLSKAIEAGLYAEHLLDEDRVPAGVEREELERVVAEGDRAKDLFIRANLRLVVSIARRYVRSGMPMLDLIQEGNTGLVRAVEKFDYERGFKFSTYATWWIRQAISRAIAQQERTVRLPVHLVEDVNRMRNVARQLTRELGSDPEPEQIAAALGVTVERVNELVRWSQDTVSLDTPVGDDGDTNLGDLVADSDAPSPEEIVLTGLERQRIEGLLNHLDDRSAGIMRARYGLEDGREHSLTEVASRFSLSRERIRQLEIQALGRLRELARAEGLQAA, encoded by the coding sequence ATGGCAAGGAACCGGGCAACCGGCGCGAGCGAGGGGACCGTGGGCAACGTGGACAAGAACATCGGCATGCGTACCGACGAGGTCGCCGAGGAGCGCGACCTGGTCGGCGTCTACCTTCACGAGATCTCCCGGACGCCGCTGCTGGACGCCGCCACGGAGGTCGACCTCTCCAAGGCGATCGAGGCCGGTCTGTACGCCGAGCACCTGCTCGACGAGGACCGCGTCCCGGCCGGTGTCGAGCGGGAGGAGCTCGAGCGGGTGGTCGCCGAGGGTGATCGGGCCAAGGACCTGTTCATCCGGGCCAACCTGCGGCTGGTCGTGTCGATCGCCCGGCGGTACGTCCGCTCCGGGATGCCCATGCTGGACCTGATCCAGGAGGGCAACACCGGCCTGGTCCGGGCCGTCGAGAAGTTCGACTACGAGCGCGGCTTCAAGTTCTCCACCTACGCGACCTGGTGGATCCGTCAGGCCATCAGCCGGGCGATCGCCCAGCAGGAGCGCACCGTACGCCTGCCGGTGCACCTCGTGGAGGACGTCAACCGGATGCGCAACGTGGCCCGGCAGCTCACCCGCGAGCTGGGCAGCGACCCGGAGCCGGAGCAGATCGCGGCGGCGCTCGGCGTCACCGTCGAGCGGGTCAACGAGCTGGTGCGCTGGTCGCAGGACACCGTGTCCCTGGACACGCCGGTCGGCGACGACGGCGACACCAACCTCGGTGACCTGGTGGCCGACAGCGACGCGCCGTCGCCGGAGGAGATCGTCCTCACCGGGCTGGAGCGGCAGCGCATCGAGGGTCTGCTCAACCACCTCGACGACCGTTCGGCCGGCATCATGCGGGCGCGGTACGGCCTCGAGGACGGCCGGGAGCACTCGCTCACCGAGGTGGCCTCGCGGTTCTCGCTCTCCCGGGAGCGGATCCGGCAGCTGGAGATCCAGGCTCTCGGCCGGCTGCGCGAGCTGGCGCGGGCCGAGGGGCTCCAGGCCGCCTGA
- the murQ gene encoding N-acetylmuramic acid 6-phosphate etherase → MTAVEPDEVTDTAPPAIRVGAPTERRNPRSVDLDLMTTRDVVTVINEADRRVPAAVAGVLDQIAATVDLAVAALRAGHRVHYFGAGTSGRLGVLDVAELAPTFNSPRHWFCAHLAGGTEAMWRAVENAEDDDRGGAAEVAECVDAGDVVVGLAASGRTPYVLGALAAARAKGAATVLLCANPEAEAARSVDVFIGVDTGPEVVTGSTRMKAGTAQKLVLNTFSTAVMVRLGRVYSNLMIDMVATNAKLRGRMISILMEATGCSEEISRRALHEADGDLKTALVSLVSGAGVSAARAALARSEHHVRDALALLAS, encoded by the coding sequence ATGACCGCGGTGGAGCCGGACGAGGTGACCGATACGGCACCCCCGGCGATCCGGGTCGGCGCGCCCACCGAGCGACGCAACCCGCGCAGTGTCGACCTGGACCTGATGACGACCCGGGACGTCGTCACGGTGATCAACGAGGCCGACCGGCGGGTACCGGCCGCGGTCGCCGGGGTCCTCGACCAGATCGCCGCCACCGTGGACCTGGCGGTGGCCGCGCTGCGTGCCGGCCACCGGGTGCACTACTTCGGCGCCGGCACCTCGGGCCGCCTCGGCGTCCTCGACGTGGCCGAACTCGCACCGACCTTCAACTCGCCGCGGCACTGGTTCTGCGCGCACCTCGCCGGCGGGACGGAGGCGATGTGGCGCGCCGTGGAGAACGCCGAGGACGACGACCGGGGCGGTGCGGCCGAGGTGGCCGAATGTGTCGACGCCGGTGACGTCGTGGTCGGGCTCGCCGCGAGCGGGCGCACCCCGTACGTGCTGGGTGCGCTGGCCGCGGCTCGGGCCAAGGGGGCCGCGACGGTGCTGCTCTGCGCGAACCCGGAGGCCGAGGCCGCCCGGTCGGTCGACGTGTTCATCGGGGTGGACACCGGACCCGAGGTCGTCACCGGGTCGACCCGGATGAAGGCGGGCACAGCGCAGAAGCTGGTGTTGAACACCTTCTCCACGGCGGTGATGGTCCGTCTGGGCCGGGTCTACTCGAACCTCATGATCGACATGGTGGCCACCAACGCCAAGCTGCGGGGCCGGATGATCTCGATCCTGATGGAGGCCACCGGGTGCAGCGAGGAGATCTCCCGGCGGGCGCTGCACGAGGCCGACGGTGACCTGAAGACCGCCCTGGTCTCGCTCGTGTCCGGGGCCGGCGTCAGCGCCGCACGGGCCGCTCTCGCCCGCTCGGAGCACCACGTCCGCGACGCCCTCGCGCTGCTCGCGTCCTGA